One part of the Gammaproteobacteria bacterium genome encodes these proteins:
- a CDS encoding peptidylprolyl isomerase: MLLLALLPAFCWSADENHTPQAIDRIVAIVDNDVITESELNDRIETVKLQLRRQGMQMPSGATLQKQILERAVLEQIQLQLAESNGIRIDDETLNQAISGIASQNNMTLEEFRNALQNDGFDFVKFREDIRKEITLRRLRQQYVDSRINITEQEVDSFLATQRRQGNGSDEYHIGHILVALPEAATPEQIQLAQSRAEEIMNQLKSGADFHQIAISSSDGQQALNGGDLGWRKAGELPTLFAELVPSMKPGEISNLTRSPSGFHIIKLFDHRTGQQHIVTQTRARHILVRLSALTTDEKAKEILTDARQRIVAGEDFAAVARNISEDKATASSGGDLGWVEPGQMIPDFEAAMDKLSPGEISDPVKTRFGWHLIQVQERREYDDTEEFTRDKARDAIYQRRIEEGTDEWLRRLRDEAYVEYRL; this comes from the coding sequence ATGCTGTTACTGGCGTTGCTCCCCGCATTTTGCTGGAGCGCCGACGAGAACCACACCCCCCAGGCCATTGATCGGATTGTCGCTATCGTAGACAACGACGTCATCACGGAAAGCGAACTCAACGACAGGATAGAGACTGTAAAACTCCAATTACGCCGGCAGGGGATGCAAATGCCCTCCGGAGCGACGTTGCAAAAGCAGATACTTGAACGCGCCGTTCTGGAACAGATTCAACTCCAGCTCGCAGAAAGCAACGGTATTCGCATCGACGACGAAACCCTCAATCAGGCAATCAGCGGTATAGCCTCGCAAAACAACATGACGCTGGAAGAATTCCGCAACGCCTTGCAGAACGACGGGTTCGATTTTGTGAAATTCCGCGAAGACATTCGCAAGGAGATCACCCTGCGGCGCCTGAGGCAGCAATACGTAGACTCCCGCATCAACATCACCGAACAGGAGGTCGATAGCTTCCTCGCTACCCAGCGTCGCCAGGGAAACGGGTCCGACGAATACCATATCGGCCACATACTGGTCGCCCTGCCGGAAGCGGCCACCCCGGAGCAGATACAGCTCGCCCAGTCCCGCGCAGAGGAGATTATGAACCAGCTGAAATCGGGCGCTGACTTTCACCAGATTGCCATCTCCTCGTCCGATGGACAGCAGGCTTTAAACGGGGGGGACCTGGGATGGCGCAAAGCGGGCGAGCTCCCCACCCTGTTCGCCGAATTGGTCCCCAGCATGAAACCTGGCGAGATCAGCAACCTGACGCGCAGCCCCAGCGGCTTCCACATCATCAAGCTGTTCGACCATCGCACCGGCCAGCAGCATATCGTCACCCAGACCCGGGCGCGCCACATCCTGGTGCGATTGAGCGCATTGACGACCGACGAGAAGGCCAAGGAAATTCTCACCGATGCAAGACAGCGCATTGTCGCCGGCGAAGACTTCGCCGCTGTAGCCCGGAACATCTCCGAGGACAAGGCCACCGCCTCCAGCGGTGGCGATCTCGGCTGGGTCGAGCCGGGCCAGATGATTCCAGACTTCGAGGCCGCGATGGACAAGCTTTCCCCGGGTGAGATCAGCGATCCGGTCAAGACACGCTTCGGCTGGCACCTGATCCAGGTACAGGAGCGGCGCGAATACGACGATACGGAAGAATTCACCCGTGATAAGGCACGGGACGCGATCTACCAGCGCAGGATCGAAGAAGGCACCGATGAATGGCTGCGACGTCTGCGTGACGAAGCTTATGTCGAATACCGCTTATAG
- the pdxA gene encoding 4-hydroxythreonine-4-phosphate dehydrogenase PdxA has protein sequence MTPGEPAGIGPDICLQACQRGLPIPIVVIADPDLMRARARRLGLDLTLKEYQPGAAAPAMTAGTLEILPLRCARSKVCGQPDPANAAYILETLRRAVHGCALGEFSAMVTGPVNKAAINSAGIPFTGHTEFLAEITGTKDVVMMLATPGLRVALVTTHLALKDIFSAITRERVMATLRITRDGLRRYFRIDTPRLLVCGLNPHAGEDGNLGREEIETINPVIAALRNEGMHIIGPKPADTAFLPADLPEIDAVVAMYHDQGLPVLKHMGFGKAINVTLGLPIIRTSVDHGTALELAGTGRADAGSLDAAISAAVEMARNARSAPAG, from the coding sequence CTGACGCCGGGAGAACCGGCGGGTATAGGCCCCGATATCTGCCTTCAGGCTTGCCAGCGAGGCCTGCCTATCCCGATTGTCGTCATCGCCGACCCGGATCTCATGCGCGCGCGCGCGCGCCGGCTCGGACTGGACCTCACTCTGAAAGAATACCAGCCCGGCGCCGCTGCGCCCGCCATGACGGCCGGTACGCTGGAAATACTCCCCTTGCGCTGCGCGCGCAGCAAAGTCTGCGGCCAGCCCGACCCGGCAAATGCCGCCTACATACTGGAGACCCTGAGACGGGCGGTCCACGGATGCGCGCTGGGCGAGTTTTCGGCCATGGTCACCGGTCCGGTCAATAAGGCCGCAATCAACAGCGCCGGAATCCCCTTCACCGGCCACACGGAATTCCTCGCCGAGATCACCGGGACGAAGGATGTGGTAATGATGCTGGCGACCCCAGGCCTGCGCGTCGCACTGGTCACCACTCACCTCGCACTCAAGGACATATTCAGCGCAATCACGCGCGAGCGGGTCATGGCGACATTACGCATCACCCGGGATGGCCTGCGCAGGTATTTTCGCATCGATACCCCGCGCCTCCTCGTCTGCGGACTGAATCCGCACGCGGGAGAGGACGGAAATCTGGGCAGGGAAGAAATCGAGACCATAAACCCCGTCATCGCGGCCCTGAGAAACGAGGGCATGCACATCATCGGCCCGAAACCGGCCGACACCGCCTTTCTCCCCGCCGACCTCCCAGAGATCGATGCGGTCGTCGCCATGTACCACGACCAGGGACTCCCCGTACTCAAACACATGGGCTTCGGCAAGGCGATCAACGTCACCCTGGGTCTGCCGATCATCCGCACTTCGGTGGACCATGGCACGGCGCTCGAACTGGCCGGCACAGGCCGCGCCGACGCCGGCAGCCTGGATGCCGCGATATCTGCCGCCGTCGAAATGGCGCGCAATGCCCGGTCGGCGCCCGCAGGTTAA
- the rsmA gene encoding 16S rRNA (adenine(1518)-N(6)/adenine(1519)-N(6))-dimethyltransferase RsmA, with amino-acid sequence MHRPRKRFGQNFLRDHDVIARIVRVIDPRPGDHLVEIGPGLGAITVPLLARGIDLDVIELDRDLIANLEQIDAPADAVFRIHNADALEMDVRALAGDGRKLRVVGNLPYNISTPLLFHLIDQLECIKDMHLMLQKEVVDRMAAEPGGREYGRLSVMVQYHCQVQRLFTIGPGAFDPQPKIDSSFVRLTPHARPDIVAGDYLAFSRLVATAFAYRRKTLRNALKGLATNASFTAADVDPNLRAEQLQLADFIRLSEAILSDRSA; translated from the coding sequence ATGCACCGTCCGCGCAAGCGCTTCGGACAGAATTTCCTGCGCGACCATGATGTGATCGCACGGATCGTCCGGGTGATTGACCCGCGACCCGGCGATCATCTGGTCGAAATCGGACCCGGCCTGGGCGCCATCACCGTGCCGCTCCTGGCTCGTGGCATCGATCTCGACGTAATCGAGCTCGATCGTGACCTGATCGCGAATCTGGAGCAGATCGACGCCCCGGCCGATGCCGTCTTCCGAATCCACAACGCCGATGCGCTCGAGATGGATGTCCGCGCCCTGGCTGGCGACGGCCGTAAACTGCGCGTGGTCGGCAATCTGCCCTACAACATATCCACGCCGCTGCTGTTCCACCTCATTGATCAACTGGAGTGCATCAAAGACATGCATCTCATGCTGCAGAAGGAAGTCGTCGATCGCATGGCGGCTGAACCAGGCGGCCGGGAATACGGCCGGCTCAGCGTGATGGTGCAGTATCATTGCCAGGTCCAGCGGCTCTTTACCATCGGACCTGGAGCATTCGACCCCCAGCCCAAGATCGACTCCAGCTTCGTCAGGCTGACGCCTCATGCGAGGCCGGACATCGTGGCCGGGGATTACCTCGCCTTCTCACGCCTGGTCGCCACCGCGTTCGCCTATCGGCGCAAGACCCTGCGCAATGCGCTCAAAGGACTGGCGACGAACGCGTCTTTCACGGCGGCTGACGTCGATCCCAATCTGCGGGCCGAACAGCTGCAACTGGCGGACTTCATCCGATTGAGCGAGGCGATATTAAGCGACCGAAGCGCCTGA